A window of Neorhizobium galegae bv. orientalis str. HAMBI 540 genomic DNA:
CGATTTAAGGATACTGACGTGGTCCGCCATCCGCTGGTTGGCCGCATCGTCCGGGCCTATGATGCGCAATATGCCGTCCACGAGGAAAGCGAGGAAGTCGATCGGTAATGGTCGGCTCCAAACCTTATGCCCCAACTCGACATACAGATTAGTATTGAAGACGAGGGCTGGCCCGAAGAGCCGGCCCTTTTTGCCCTGAGTGAAAAAGCGCTTGGGGCGGCTGCCGAATTCCTAGCGAAGGAAGAGAAGCAGCCATTCCCGAAAGTCGCACCGGAATTGTCGCTGGTCTTTACCGGCGACGCGGCGATCAAGGAGATCAACGCCGAATGGCGCGGCAAGGACAAGCCGACCAACGTGCTGTCTTTCCCGGCTTTTCCGCTCGAACCAGGCAAGATGCCGGGCCCGATGCTGGGAGATATCGTTATCGCGCGCGAGACGGTTGAGCGGGAAGCGGTTGATCTCGACAAGAGTTTCGATGATCATCTGACCCATCTGCTCGTCCACGGTTTCCTGCATTTGTTCGGTTACGACCATATGCAAACGGACGACGCGGAAAGAATGGAAGCGTTGGAGACTCGCATTTTGGCCGCCCTTGGCCTATCTGACCCCTATGCGGGGCAGGACCCGATAATATAGTCTGGACCAATGAACGACTTTTCGACAAACCCGACCCGTGAGGGCAAGGACGCCGACTCGAGTTCCTCGGAAGAGGGCAGTAGTCCGTCTCGAGCGGAAGCTCAGAAACACCAAAGCTCTTTCTGGTCGCGCGCCGTCAGGCTGCTCAGGCCGTCGCAGGGCGAGAAGCTCCGCGAGGACCTCGCCGACGCGCTGATGACCGATACCAATATCAGCAACGCCTTCTCGCCCGAGGAACGGGCGATGCTGCATAACATTCTCCGGTTCCGCGAAATCCGCGTCGAAGACATCATGGTGCCGCGTGCCGATATCGAGGCGGTCGACATGACCATGACGATCGGCGAGCTGATGATCCATTTCGAGGAAACCGGTCGCTCGCGCATGCCGGTCTACAACGACACGCTCGACGACCCGCGCGGCATGGTTCATATCCGCGACCTCCTCTCCTATCTCGCCAAGCAGGCCCGCAACAAACGCCGCACCAGTGCGCGCGCTGCACCCACCCAGCCGATGCCGCTTGCCACCGACAAGCCGGAAAAGGCTGAAAAGACGGTGCGCACCCCGCGGCCTGCCTTCGACCTCGGCCGCGTCGACCTCGAACAGACGGTTGCCGAAGCCGGGCTGATCCGCAAGATCCTGTTCGTGCCGCCGTCGATGCTCGCTTCCGACCTGATGCAGAGCATGCAGGCGGCGCGTACCCAGCTGGCGCTCGTCATCGACGAATATGGCGGGACCGACGGCCTCGTCACCCATGAGGACATCGTCGAAATGGTGATCGGCGATGTCGAGGACGAACATGACAATGAAGAGGTGATGTTCTCCCGCACCAGCGAGGATGTGTTCGTCGCCGATGCGCGTATCGAACTCGAAGAGATCGCCAAGGCGATCGGTTCCGATTTCGACATTCGCGACCGCCTTGAAGACGTCGATACGCTGGGTGGCCTGATTTTCTCCGCGCTTGGTCGTATTCCGGTGCGCGGCGAGGTGGTGCAGGCGGTGCCCGGCTTCGAATTCCAGATCCTGGAGGCCGATCCTCGCCGCATCAAGCGCGTACGGATCCTGCGCAGGCGCACGCTCGCGCGCCGCCGGCAGAAAGGCGATGGCGAGATGCTGCTCACCGATCAGACGCCGACGACTGCCCTGCTGCCGGCGCCATCCGCTCAGGACGCCGACGGACGCAATCACCAGGCCTGAGTGATCCCTGAAGTGTCCGCGCCTCTTTGACCTCACGACAAGCCCGCCATTTTTTGAAAGACTGCAGCCGCTGATTCGGGGGCGGAAGGGAACATAGATGGAGCGGCTGGCGGGCAGGATCATGCTTCTCTGGGGCTTCCCGCGCGTCGTCGTTGCTTTTCTCGCAGGAGCGATCGGTGCGCTCGCGCTGCCGCCCTTCGGTTTCTTCGCGGCGTTCTTCATCTCCTTCACGCTGCTCGTCTGGCTGATGGACGGTTCCACCGGCAATCCGGATGGCGGATGGTTCGCGCGGTTTCGTTCGGCCTTCTGGATCGGCTGGGTTTTTGGCTTCGGCTATTTCGTCGCCGGCCTCTGGTGGCTTGGCAATGCGCTGCTGGTGGAAGCCGACGAGTTTGCCTGGGCGCTGCCGCTCGCGGTTCTTGGCCTGCCTGCCTATCTTGCCCTATTTTACGGTCTTGCGACGGCGATCGCCCGCATCTTCTGGTCGGATGGTTTCGGGCGGATGGCCTCGCTCGCCTTCGGTTTCGGCCTTGCCGAATGGCTGCGTGGCTTCGTCGCTACCGGTTTCCCCTGGAATGCGGTCGGTTATGGCGCGATGCCGATGCCGCTGATGATGCAATCGGCGGCGGTGCTCGGCATTTTCGGCGTGACGGTTCTTGCCGTCTTCGTGTTTTCAGCCCCCGCCCTGATCGGCACTAAAAAGGGCATGCGGACCGGGCTAACGCTCGCGGCCTTGCTGTTTGCCGCCCATCTCGGTTATGGCGCCTATCGTTTGCACATCGCCGACGCCGCGCTGGCTCCGGCCGCCGATAGC
This region includes:
- the ybeY gene encoding rRNA maturation RNase YbeY; protein product: MPQLDIQISIEDEGWPEEPALFALSEKALGAAAEFLAKEEKQPFPKVAPELSLVFTGDAAIKEINAEWRGKDKPTNVLSFPAFPLEPGKMPGPMLGDIVIARETVEREAVDLDKSFDDHLTHLLVHGFLHLFGYDHMQTDDAERMEALETRILAALGLSDPYAGQDPII
- a CDS encoding hemolysin family protein translates to MNDFSTNPTREGKDADSSSSEEGSSPSRAEAQKHQSSFWSRAVRLLRPSQGEKLREDLADALMTDTNISNAFSPEERAMLHNILRFREIRVEDIMVPRADIEAVDMTMTIGELMIHFEETGRSRMPVYNDTLDDPRGMVHIRDLLSYLAKQARNKRRTSARAAPTQPMPLATDKPEKAEKTVRTPRPAFDLGRVDLEQTVAEAGLIRKILFVPPSMLASDLMQSMQAARTQLALVIDEYGGTDGLVTHEDIVEMVIGDVEDEHDNEEVMFSRTSEDVFVADARIELEEIAKAIGSDFDIRDRLEDVDTLGGLIFSALGRIPVRGEVVQAVPGFEFQILEADPRRIKRVRILRRRTLARRRQKGDGEMLLTDQTPTTALLPAPSAQDADGRNHQA